A window of Sciurus carolinensis unplaced genomic scaffold, mSciCar1.2, whole genome shotgun sequence contains these coding sequences:
- the LOC124975237 gene encoding keratin-associated protein 5-5-like, giving the protein QPCCCPCCCCGPCCCVPSCCNPCCCDSCCCQPCCCRPCCSPCCCCPCCCTPCCCTPCCCCPCCCCPCCCGSCCCHPCCGNSTCSGGSSGCGSCCCSPCCGGSSGCGGSTGCGGSSGCDSSCCRTTCCRTICCRPSCCGSCCCSPCCGGSGGCGGSSGCGSSCCGLCCGGSSGCGGSSGCGGSSGYGYCCCRPTCCQTTCCRTTCCRPTCCGSC; this is encoded by the coding sequence cagccctgctgctgcccctgctgctgctgtggcCCCTGTTGCTGTGTCCCCAGTTGTTGTAACCCCTGCTGCTGTGACTCCTGCTGCTGCCAACCCTGCTGTTGCAGACCATGCTGCAGCCCCTgttgctgctgcccctgctgctgcacCCCCTGCTGCTGCaccccctgctgctgctgcccctgctgctgttgCCCCTGCTGCTGTGGGTCCTGCTGCTGCCATCCATGCTGTGGTAATTCCACCTGCTCTGGTGGTTCCAGTGGCTGTGGTTCCTGCTGCTGCAGCCCATGCTGTGGTGGTTCCAGTGGGTGTGGTGGCTCCACTGGTtgtggtggctccagtggctgtgACTCCAGCTGCTGTCGAaccacctgctgcaggaccaTCTGTTGCCGCCCCAGttgctgtggctcctgctgctgcagcCCATGCTGTGGTGGCTCCGGTGGCTGTGGTGGTTCCAgtggctgtggctccagctgctgCGGACTCTGTTGTGGTGGTTCCAGTGGCTGTGGTGGTTCCAGTGGCTGTGGTGGTTCTAGTGGGTATGGCTACTGCTGTTGTCGCCCCACCTGCTGCCAGACCACATGCTGCAGGACCACCTGCTGCCGCCCCACCTGCTGTGGCTCCTGTTGA